A single Pan paniscus chromosome 21, NHGRI_mPanPan1-v2.0_pri, whole genome shotgun sequence DNA region contains:
- the BANF2 gene encoding barrier-to-autointegration factor-like protein: MFVQEMDDMSPRLRAFLSEPIGEKDVCWVDGISHELAINLVTKGINKAYILLGQFLLMHKNEAEFQRWLICCFGATECEAQQSSHCLKEWCACFL; this comes from the exons GAGATGGACGAcatgtctcccaggctgagaGCCTTCCTCTCCGAACCCATTGGAGAAAAGGATGTCTGCTGGGTGGATGGCATCAGCCATGAGCTCGCGATCAATTTGGTCACCAAAGGTATCAACAAG GCCTACATCCTGCTGGGACAATTCCTTCTGATGCACAAGAATGAAGCCGAGTTTCAGCGGTGGCTCATTTGCTGTTTTGGTGCCACTGAGTGTGAGGCCCAGCAGAGTTCTCACTGCCTCAAGGAGTGGTGTGCCTGCTTCCTGTAG